The region ACCTGTTGAGTTTACTATATTAGTGGCGAATCTCAAGCCTTGTTTGTTGCTTATGGCACGGAAATTGCTTAAAAACCCTATCTAAAAACAAAAGTTGCCTAATCTTTGAACTTCGAACTTGTATTAAGCTGAAGATTTTCAGCTAGCTGTCAGTAAATCAACTAAGGAGGATATTTCTGCTGTGACTATCGCTAAAAAGACACTGTCCGTTGCTCAAGTTGCATGGTTGTGTGGGGTTGCCCACAGCACAGTGGGTTATTGGATCAGAACAAAGAAGCTTGCCGCCATTCGTGCAGGCAGGAACTACTCAGTTTCGCTTGATGACCTCTTCCTTCTCATGCAATCCACCGGGAGGAAGATGCCCGAAGAGTTGTTATGCAAAGACGGCCAGGTTCCGCGTTTCAGAACCATGCCACAGTGCTGGCAATACTGGCAAGATTCTGAAGAGAAGAATTGCCAGGAGTGTGCGGTGTTCGTCAACAAGCTCAACGTATGTTTCACAGCCAATGGAAGCAATCACTTGAATTGCAAAATGTCATGCGGTGAGTGCCAATATTATGTGGAGACCTATCTTCCCCGGATGCAGTTCATCCATCAGATCCGCATTCCTGCTGCAATTTACAGGGGTTTTCACGTGTGGGGAGGCAATAAGTATTTTTCACAACTGTGCGGCATTCAACGCAAGCATGTGCCTGGCATGGGTGTTGAGCGGATAGTGCATCCTGATTCACTGGAAGAAGTAATTTCCAACATAAAGATGAGAGCATTGAAAGACCCTTCGCTTTCGATGGGATACAGCATTTTCTTGAAGGATAACAAACACGGTAAATTAAAGGTAAGGATTGGGGTTTACCCTCTTGATGAACCCCCAGGAACCCATCTTGTGGTCGGGGAACCTCAGGAGGGTGAGTAGCGAGGTGGAGAAGCATGCAGGAAAACGGCAAATCCAGCATACTGATCGTTGACGATGACGAGAGCGTCCGCGAAACTTTGGGGTTCATATTTGGCAGCAAGGGCTATAGGGCTGAGATGATCGGGACCGGGCGCCAGGCATTGGAAAAAGTACAGGAGCAAGCCTTCGATGTAGCTCTTCTGGACATTAAGTTGCCTGATAAAGCAGGGACAGAACTGCTGAAGCCCTTGAAGAAAAAGTGCCCTGAGATGGAGATGATCGTAATCACCGGCCATGCCTCTCTGGGAACTGCAGTCAAGGCCCTAAATGAGGGAGCGTCAGCTTACATAACAAAGCCTTTGAACATGGACGACCTGACCTCTAAGGTCGCAGAGGTCGTTGAAAGGCAACGCCTGCGAAAGGAGAATGTGAGGCTGTACCAGAAGGCTCAGAAAGAACTGGCAGACCGCAGGCAGGCAGAAAAGGCACTGCGGCACAGTGAGGAACTGATCAGGGCCACGCTTGATGCGACCGCGGATGGCATCCTTGTCGTGAATGAGGAAGGGCATGCTACCCACATGAACGCACGTTTTGGTGAGATGTTGCATATACCGGAAGAAATTCTCAACACAAGGGACGACAGGCGCTTGCTCAACTTTGTTCTGGATCAGTTGATGGATCCACAGGCGTTCCTTTCAAAGGTTAAGCGGCTATACCAAACAGCGGAAGAAGACTTTGATACGCTCTCGTTCAAAGACGGTCGGACTTTTGAACGATTTTCGTTGCCGTTAATTCTGGACGAGAAAGTTGCGGGGCGGGTCTGGAGTTTTAGAGATGTCACGAAGTCGAGGCGGGCGAAGGAGGCTCGAAAGGCCTTGATAGCGGAAATGGAGGCTAAGAATGCCGAGTTGGAGCAGTTTACTTACACTGTCTCCCATGATTTAATGACTCCGCTCATAACAATAAAGGGGTTCCTTGGCTTGCTCGAAAAGCACATGAACTCAGGTAAGGTGGAACGGATAAAGGGAGACATCAAATGCATCTCGGATGGTGCCGACAAGATGGAGTTGTTGTTAAAACAACTGCTGGAGCTGTCCCGCATTGGTCGTTCTATGAACCCGGCGGAAGCCGTACCGATGAATGAGTTGGCGCAGGAAGCGGTGAAGATGGTATCCGGCCATCTCAAAGAGCGGGCCGTGCAGACAGATATAGCTTCTGATCTACCTGTGGTTTACGGAGATCGAATTCGTCTCCAGCAAGTGTTTCAGAACCTGATAGACAACGGCGTCAAATATATGGGTGATCAACACGAGCCGCGTATTGAAATTGGGGTCCGCTGTGATGGCCGAGAGACGGTTTTATATGTCAGGGACAACGGGCTGGGCATTGACCCTAAGTACCACGAGAAGATCTTTGGCTTGTTTGACAGACTCGATCAAAAGACCGAGGGCAGCGGAGCGGGTCTGGCCATCGCCAAGAAGGTTGTGGAGGTGCATGGCGGCCGGATCTGGGTTGAATCGGACGGCATTGGACAGGGGAGCACCTTTTGCTTTAGTTTTCCGTGTGGAAGTCAACCAAGTGACGGGAAGGGCTGTGAAGATGGATGAGAAGCCGCCGGTCATCTTGCTAGTTGATGACGACCGTGATCACGCCGAATTGATCAGGGAAATGTTCCGAGATCACCAGGGGGCAAACAGAATCTATCATGTCTCTGACGGCGAGGCAGCACTGGATTATGTGTTCCGGAGAGGCGACTACAGCGAACCCGAGAAGAGTCCCCGGCCACACCTTATTTTGTTGGATCTACACCTTCCTACCATTGGCGGCCTGGAAGTGCTTAAACAAATCAAAGCCGCAGAGGAGCTACGCCGCATCCCGGTAGTAGTACTTACTACCTCTGAGGCAGAAACTGACGTGGCCGCGGCCTATGATAACCACACCAATGGTTACCTGGTTAAACCGGCTGACTTTGAAAGGTTCACCCAAATGATCAATGAGATTGGCTCCTACTGGTTAACATGGAACCATACGGTAGTGATTAACAACAAACAAGCTCGCCCGTGACCTGCTGGCATCAATCTTGATACACCGATGAATGAACCGGCCCACATACTACTGATAGAAGACGAACAGGCTCATGCTGAGCTGGTACAGCAGAGCTTTGAATTCGACGCCGACCGGTTTTATCTCACAGTAGTGTACAGCCTAGATGAGGCACGGGAAGTGCTGGCAGGATTTCAGCCTGACCTGGTCATCACTGACTTGATGTTGCCGGATGGCTTGGGGACAGAACTCCTGCCTTCCGAAAAGGAGAGCCTTTCTTTCCCAGTTATAGTGATCACCAGCTATGGGGACCAGCAGGTGGCGGTTGAGGCAATGAAAGACGGGGCCTTGGACTATGTGGTCAAGTCTGAGGCAACTCTGGCAGACATGCCACACATAGCCGAGCGAGGCCTGCGTGAGTGGGGTCATATCATCAGCCGGAAACGGGCAGAAGAAGAATTAAGATCGGCCAATCGAAAAATCCTGGAGCAGCAGAAAGCGCTTATTGAAGAAGAGCGGCTTAA is a window of Deltaproteobacteria bacterium DNA encoding:
- a CDS encoding helix-turn-helix domain-containing protein, with product MTIAKKTLSVAQVAWLCGVAHSTVGYWIRTKKLAAIRAGRNYSVSLDDLFLLMQSTGRKMPEELLCKDGQVPRFRTMPQCWQYWQDSEEKNCQECAVFVNKLNVCFTANGSNHLNCKMSCGECQYYVETYLPRMQFIHQIRIPAAIYRGFHVWGGNKYFSQLCGIQRKHVPGMGVERIVHPDSLEEVISNIKMRALKDPSLSMGYSIFLKDNKHGKLKVRIGVYPLDEPPGTHLVVGEPQEGE
- a CDS encoding response regulator, giving the protein MQENGKSSILIVDDDESVRETLGFIFGSKGYRAEMIGTGRQALEKVQEQAFDVALLDIKLPDKAGTELLKPLKKKCPEMEMIVITGHASLGTAVKALNEGASAYITKPLNMDDLTSKVAEVVERQRLRKENVRLYQKAQKELADRRQAEKALRHSEELIRATLDATADGILVVNEEGHATHMNARFGEMLHIPEEILNTRDDRRLLNFVLDQLMDPQAFLSKVKRLYQTAEEDFDTLSFKDGRTFERFSLPLILDEKVAGRVWSFRDVTKSRRAKEARKALIAEMEAKNAELEQFTYTVSHDLMTPLITIKGFLGLLEKHMNSGKVERIKGDIKCISDGADKMELLLKQLLELSRIGRSMNPAEAVPMNELAQEAVKMVSGHLKERAVQTDIASDLPVVYGDRIRLQQVFQNLIDNGVKYMGDQHEPRIEIGVRCDGRETVLYVRDNGLGIDPKYHEKIFGLFDRLDQKTEGSGAGLAIAKKVVEVHGGRIWVESDGIGQGSTFCFSFPCGSQPSDGKGCEDG
- a CDS encoding response regulator; amino-acid sequence: MDEKPPVILLVDDDRDHAELIREMFRDHQGANRIYHVSDGEAALDYVFRRGDYSEPEKSPRPHLILLDLHLPTIGGLEVLKQIKAAEELRRIPVVVLTTSEAETDVAAAYDNHTNGYLVKPADFERFTQMINEIGSYWLTWNHTVVINNKQARP